One segment of Panicum virgatum strain AP13 chromosome 1K, P.virgatum_v5, whole genome shotgun sequence DNA contains the following:
- the LOC120710865 gene encoding uncharacterized mitochondrial protein AtMg00310-like isoform X2: MPSWVGKSPSNTFNFLPERMWKVVRGWSDRPLSRAGKEVMLKSVIQAIPVYVMSCFRLPAGICDKMRTTVSNHWWGIENGRKKMHWRSWEWLTTPKAMGGMGFRDMELFNQAMLGKQCWRILTCQDSLCSKVLKGRYFPHCDFWQAPQPRSSSYTWRSLMHGKKLLEKDEETKNWNEAIIRTCFSNEDAEKILQIPLSSTSCDDFPAWPLSKSGTTKDEDCALAYGSRLFANSMHLRFGAK, encoded by the exons ATGCCATCCTGGGTAGGAAAATCACCATCAAATACTTTTAATTTCCTACCAGAAAGAATGTGGAAAGTGGTGCGGGGTTGGAGTGATCGCCCATTGTCTCGTGCAGGTAAGGAAGTTATGCTGAAATCAGTCATACAAGCGATCCCTGTTTACGTCATGAGTTGTTTTCGCCTACCAGCTGGAATATGTGATAAGATGCGAACTACAGTTTCAAATCATTGGTGGGGTATTGAAAACGGAAGGAAGAAAATGCATTGGCGTTCATGGGAGTGGCTGACTACACCAAAAGCAATGGGTGGCATGGGTTTTCGGGACATGGAGCTTTTTAATCAAGCAATGCTCGGAAAACAATGCTGGAGAATTCTCACATGCCAAGATTCTCTTTGTTCAAAGGTGCTGAAAGGTCGATACTTTCCTCATTGTGATTTTTGGCAAGCACCTCAGCCAAGAAGCTCATCTTACACATGGCGCAGTTTGATGCATGGAAAGAAACTTCTAGAGAAAG ATGAAGAAACAAAGAATTGGAATGAAGCCATCATTAGAACATGCTTTAGCAATGAAGATGCAGAAAAGATCCTACAGATTCCATTGAGCAGTACATCATGTGACGATTTTCCAGCTTGGCCACTTTCCAAATCAG GCACCACCAAAGATGAAGATTGTGCTTTGGCGTATGGCTCAAGACTGTTTGCCAACAG TATGCATCTGAGGTTTGGCGCGAAATAA
- the LOC120710865 gene encoding uncharacterized mitochondrial protein AtMg00310-like isoform X1 → MPSWVGKSPSNTFNFLPERMWKVVRGWSDRPLSRAGKEVMLKSVIQAIPVYVMSCFRLPAGICDKMRTTVSNHWWGIENGRKKMHWRSWEWLTTPKAMGGMGFRDMELFNQAMLGKQCWRILTCQDSLCSKVLKGRYFPHCDFWQAPQPRSSSYTWRSLMHGKKLLEKGILWRVGDGKKIRLKNDRWIQNYSLLKPTVSLQDDITVNFLIDEETKNWNEAIIRTCFSNEDAEKILQIPLSSTSCDDFPAWPLSKSGTTKDEDCALAYGSRLFANSMHLRFGAK, encoded by the exons ATGCCATCCTGGGTAGGAAAATCACCATCAAATACTTTTAATTTCCTACCAGAAAGAATGTGGAAAGTGGTGCGGGGTTGGAGTGATCGCCCATTGTCTCGTGCAGGTAAGGAAGTTATGCTGAAATCAGTCATACAAGCGATCCCTGTTTACGTCATGAGTTGTTTTCGCCTACCAGCTGGAATATGTGATAAGATGCGAACTACAGTTTCAAATCATTGGTGGGGTATTGAAAACGGAAGGAAGAAAATGCATTGGCGTTCATGGGAGTGGCTGACTACACCAAAAGCAATGGGTGGCATGGGTTTTCGGGACATGGAGCTTTTTAATCAAGCAATGCTCGGAAAACAATGCTGGAGAATTCTCACATGCCAAGATTCTCTTTGTTCAAAGGTGCTGAAAGGTCGATACTTTCCTCATTGTGATTTTTGGCAAGCACCTCAGCCAAGAAGCTCATCTTACACATGGCGCAGTTTGATGCATGGAAAGAAACTTCTAGAGAAAGGTATTCTGTGGAGAGTTGGAGATGGGAAAAAAATTAGGCTAAAAAATGATCGTTGGATTCAAAACTACTCTTTACTAAAACCAACAGTTTCTCTTCAAGATGATATAACAGTCAATTTCCTTATAGATGAAGAAACAAAGAATTGGAATGAAGCCATCATTAGAACATGCTTTAGCAATGAAGATGCAGAAAAGATCCTACAGATTCCATTGAGCAGTACATCATGTGACGATTTTCCAGCTTGGCCACTTTCCAAATCAG GCACCACCAAAGATGAAGATTGTGCTTTGGCGTATGGCTCAAGACTGTTTGCCAACAG TATGCATCTGAGGTTTGGCGCGAAATAA